The Meles meles chromosome 6, mMelMel3.1 paternal haplotype, whole genome shotgun sequence genome has a window encoding:
- the PPP1R3E gene encoding protein phosphatase 1 regulatory subunit 3E isoform X1, translating to MSRERPPRTDIPRNLSFIAALTERAYYRSQRPSLEEEPEVEPGEGGTRLGARSRAHAPSRGRRALSAPAGGGGLRAPRSRSPDTRKRVRFADALGLELAAVRRFRPGELPRVPRHVQIQLQRDALRHFGPCQPRARGLQEARAALEPASEPGFAARLQAQRICLERAEAGPLGVAGSARVLDLAYEKRVSVRWSADGWRSQREAPASYAGPAPPPPRADRFAFRLPAPPIGGALLFALRYCVTGHEFWDNNGGRDYALRGPEHPGSGGNPEPQGWIHFI from the exons ATGTCTCGAGAGCGGCCCCCCCGCACCGACATCCCCCGCAACCTGAGCTTCATAGCTGCATTAACAGAGCGTGCCTACTACCGCAGCCAGCGGCCCAGCCTCGAGGAGGAGCCGGAGGTGGAGCCAGGCGAGGGCGGGACGCGCCTTGGGGCCCGATCCCGCGCTCACGCTCCGAGTCGGGGTCGCCGGGCCCTTTCTGCACCTGCCGGAGGCGGCGGGCTCCGGGCGCCCCGCAGCCGCAGCCCGGACACCCGTAAGAGAGTGCGTTTCGCCGACGCGCTTGGGTTGGAGCTGGCCGCGGTGCGCCGCTTCCGCCCCGGAGAGCTGCCCCGGGTGCCCCGCCACGTGCAAATCCAGCTGCAGAGGGACGCCCTCCGCCACTTCGGGCCGTGCCAGCCTCGCGCCCGCGGCCTCCAG GAGGCGCGCGCCGCCCTGGAGCCGGCCAGCGAGCCCGGCTTTGCCGCCCGCTTGCAGGCGCAGCGCATCTGCCTGGAACGCGCAGAGGCGGGCCCGCTGGGCGTGGCCGGGAGCGCGCGCGTGCTGGACCTGGCGTACGAGAAGCGCGTGAGCGTGCGCTGGAGCGCGGACGGCTGGCGGAGCCAACGCGAGGCACCCGCCTCCTACGCCGGCCCGGCACCGCCCCCGCCGCGTGCAGACCGCTTCGCATTCCGCCTTCCCGCGCCACCCATTGGGGGCGCCCTGCTTTTCGCCTTGCGCTACTGCGTGACCGGCCACGAGTTCTGGGACAACAACGGCGGCCGTGACTATGCTCTACGAGGGCCCGAGCACCCCGGGAGTGGCGGAAACCCGGAGCCCCAGGGATGGATCCACTTTATCTGA
- the PPP1R3E gene encoding protein phosphatase 1 regulatory subunit 3E isoform X2 yields the protein MSRERPPRTDIPRNLSFIAALTERAYYRSQRPSLEEEPEVEPGEGGTRLGARSRAHAPSRGRRALSAPAGGGGLRAPRSRSPDTRKRVRFADALGLELAAVRRFRPGELPRVPRHVQIQLQRDALRHFGPCQPRARGLQAQRICLERAEAGPLGVAGSARVLDLAYEKRVSVRWSADGWRSQREAPASYAGPAPPPPRADRFAFRLPAPPIGGALLFALRYCVTGHEFWDNNGGRDYALRGPEHPGSGGNPEPQGWIHFI from the exons ATGTCTCGAGAGCGGCCCCCCCGCACCGACATCCCCCGCAACCTGAGCTTCATAGCTGCATTAACAGAGCGTGCCTACTACCGCAGCCAGCGGCCCAGCCTCGAGGAGGAGCCGGAGGTGGAGCCAGGCGAGGGCGGGACGCGCCTTGGGGCCCGATCCCGCGCTCACGCTCCGAGTCGGGGTCGCCGGGCCCTTTCTGCACCTGCCGGAGGCGGCGGGCTCCGGGCGCCCCGCAGCCGCAGCCCGGACACCCGTAAGAGAGTGCGTTTCGCCGACGCGCTTGGGTTGGAGCTGGCCGCGGTGCGCCGCTTCCGCCCCGGAGAGCTGCCCCGGGTGCCCCGCCACGTGCAAATCCAGCTGCAGAGGGACGCCCTCCGCCACTTCGGGCCGTGCCAGCCTCGCGCCCGCGGCCTCCAG GCGCAGCGCATCTGCCTGGAACGCGCAGAGGCGGGCCCGCTGGGCGTGGCCGGGAGCGCGCGCGTGCTGGACCTGGCGTACGAGAAGCGCGTGAGCGTGCGCTGGAGCGCGGACGGCTGGCGGAGCCAACGCGAGGCACCCGCCTCCTACGCCGGCCCGGCACCGCCCCCGCCGCGTGCAGACCGCTTCGCATTCCGCCTTCCCGCGCCACCCATTGGGGGCGCCCTGCTTTTCGCCTTGCGCTACTGCGTGACCGGCCACGAGTTCTGGGACAACAACGGCGGCCGTGACTATGCTCTACGAGGGCCCGAGCACCCCGGGAGTGGCGGAAACCCGGAGCCCCAGGGATGGATCCACTTTATCTGA